The Candidatus Thermokryptus mobilis genome contains the following window.
TTCAATTAATTCCTTGCTGTATGGCTCGGACATATCCGGGAAACGAGGACCAAGCTCATCGTCATTTGGACCTATCAAAGGATTGTCACCGAGTAAATTGATGTGATCTGTGATTATCATAAGGTCACCTTTTCTAAAAAGAGGATTCAAACCACCAGCAGCATTTGAAATCAAAAGATATTTGACTCCAAGGAACTTCATAACCCTGACCGGGAAAGTAATCTGCTTCATCGTGTATCCCTCGTAGTAATGAAATCTTCCCTGCATAGCTACTACATCTTTGCCGGAAAGTTTGCCAAAAATTAACTTGCCGTGATGTGATTCCACAGTTGAAATTGGAAAATGGGGAATGTCACCATAATCAATTACAGTTTCTGCTTCAATTTCCTTGGCAAGACCTCCAAGCCCTGTGCCAAGGATGATCCCTATCTTCGGCTCAAGCTTCGTCCTTGTTCTTATAAAGTTCAATGCCTCCATTATCTGCTGTTTCAACTCGCTCATAGGAACTTTTCCTTTTTTTATTTATTGTTCAAGGTTTTTGATTATATCGTCAAGTTTTATCTTTTCCTCAATTTTTTCAGAGCTTTCCTCTTTTTGATGGAAAATTGAAAGATTTAATTTCTCAAGTTCAGAGGAAAGAAAATTTTTCAATTCCGTCAAAATTCTATCCCTTTCAAGTTTAAGCATACTAACTTCGTTTGAAATCTTTACAAGTTCAAGTTTTGCTTTTTCAATTATCTCCTTTGATTTAAGCTCGGCTTCTTTGAGCAAAAGCTCGGACTGTTTTTTTGCGTTCTCTAT
Protein-coding sequences here:
- a CDS encoding purine-nucleoside phosphorylase; the encoded protein is MSELKQQIMEALNFIRTRTKLEPKIGIILGTGLGGLAKEIEAETVIDYGDIPHFPISTVESHHGKLIFGKLSGKDVVAMQGRFHYYEGYTMKQITFPVRVMKFLGVKYLLISNAAGGLNPLFRKGDLMIITDHINLLGDNPLIGPNDDELGPRFPDMSEPYSKELIELAEQIALEEKIRVQKGVYVAMTGPSLETRAEYRFLRLIGADAVGMSTVPENIVANHMGMKVFGISVITDECFPDALQPLSIEEVIRVASETEPKLTRLMKLLVEKINV
- a CDS encoding DivIVA domain-containing protein, which encodes MKFTPLAIKKQQFKRSFRGYDIDEVRIYLEMLASEYENLLQENKELKEKVAILETEVSAYKQIEKNLHLAVVQAQETATKTIENAKKQSELLLKEAELKSKEIIEKAKLELVKISNEVSMLKLERDRILTELKNFLSSELEKLNLSIFHQKEESSEKIEEKIKLDDIIKNLEQ